One Sagittula stellata E-37 genomic window carries:
- a CDS encoding tyrosine-type recombinase/integrase → MPRITKRLVDTAEARSTEYFVWDSEIPGFGLRVLPSGRKGYVVQYRAGRRSRRISLGPSTVLTCEQARNRAISIFAAARNGEDPAAERDAGRKAITVKELAERFDKEHIAIRVKASTAKEYRRNLERFILPALGQLTVTGITRADVAKFHHDLRHIPYQANRRLEVVSKMFGLAEMWGLRPDGTNPRKHIRKYPEEKRERFLSAAELRRIGEVLREMEAEGIELPSAILAARLLILTGCRLNEIMTLKWAHVDLAERVLRLPDSKSGAKVVHLGQPVVDLLRDAQHIDENPWVITGILPGKRLSDLQPFWQRVRARAGVKDVRIHDLRHTFASTAVASGQGLPMIGKLLGHTQVQTTARYAHLAAEPVRMAADAVAQNLRQSLG, encoded by the coding sequence ATGCCCAGGATCACCAAACGCCTCGTCGACACCGCGGAAGCCCGCTCCACCGAATACTTCGTCTGGGACAGCGAGATCCCTGGCTTCGGGCTACGGGTGCTGCCGAGCGGGCGCAAGGGCTACGTGGTCCAGTATCGCGCCGGACGCCGGTCCCGGCGGATCAGCCTCGGGCCCAGCACGGTGCTGACCTGCGAGCAGGCGCGCAACCGCGCCATCTCCATCTTCGCCGCCGCACGCAATGGCGAGGACCCCGCCGCTGAACGCGACGCTGGGCGCAAGGCGATCACGGTGAAGGAGCTGGCGGAGCGGTTCGACAAGGAGCACATCGCGATCCGCGTGAAGGCGAGCACGGCCAAGGAGTACCGCCGCAACCTCGAACGCTTCATCCTGCCCGCGCTCGGCCAGCTCACGGTCACGGGCATCACCCGGGCGGACGTGGCGAAGTTCCACCACGACCTCCGCCACATCCCCTATCAGGCGAACCGCCGCCTCGAAGTGGTCTCGAAGATGTTCGGCCTCGCCGAGATGTGGGGCCTGCGTCCGGACGGCACCAACCCGCGAAAGCACATCCGGAAGTATCCCGAGGAGAAGCGCGAACGCTTTCTCAGCGCGGCGGAACTGCGCCGGATCGGCGAGGTGCTGCGCGAGATGGAGGCGGAGGGGATCGAACTGCCATCGGCCATTCTCGCCGCCCGCCTGCTGATCCTGACCGGCTGTCGGCTGAACGAGATCATGACGCTGAAATGGGCCCACGTCGATCTGGCCGAGCGCGTTCTGCGCCTGCCAGATTCCAAGTCGGGCGCCAAGGTCGTCCATCTCGGACAGCCCGTCGTCGACCTGCTCCGCGACGCTCAGCACATCGACGAGAACCCGTGGGTCATCACCGGCATCCTACCGGGCAAGCGCCTGAGCGATCTCCAGCCCTTCTGGCAGCGCGTTCGCGCCCGCGCCGGGGTGAAGGACGTCCGCATCCATGACCTGCGGCACACCTTCGCGTCGACCGCCGTCGCCTCGGGTCAGGGCCTGCCCATGATCGGCAAGCTGCTCGGGCACACGCAGGTCCAGACCACGGCCCGCTACGCCCACCTCGCCGCCGAGCCGGTGCGGATGGCGGCCGATGCGGTCGCGCAGAACCTCAGGCAATCCTTGGGATAA
- a CDS encoding DUF6880 family protein, which yields MASKTTLNAKNLEALGAERLAQLLIEVSTGNAAAKRKLRLALAGAQSPREVAWEITKRLTSIARARSFITWKNRKALVTDLETQRRAIVEQIAPADLDEALALMWRFMALARPVFERCDDSSGTVIGIFHQACADLGRLAAKVRPDPKALADAVLDALQDNGYGQYDGLIGIMAPALGAEGLATLKSMAEELGRSSVPVPPKDQWRAVGWGTGGTTYEHEMRARGRTSTVAMALRNIADAQGDVDGFIAQYDPKTRKVPQIAAEIAQRLLAAGRAGEALGFLERAELGDGLRVPLAWQDIRLQTLEVLGRGEEAQAFRWDCFERTLSDSYLRAYLKRLPDFDDIEAEERAMAQVMAYPSLLHALQFFLDWPALDRAAEILLARHDEIDGDHYEYLAPAGEALSERHPLAATLVLRAMIDFTLTRSRAKRYRYAAEHVVSCARLARDIPDFGAFETHDAYVARLKEEHGRKFGFWSLTAA from the coding sequence ATGGCTTCCAAGACCACCCTGAATGCGAAGAACCTCGAAGCGCTAGGCGCCGAGCGCCTGGCGCAATTGCTGATCGAGGTCAGCACCGGCAACGCGGCGGCCAAGCGCAAGCTCCGGCTCGCGCTGGCCGGCGCCCAGAGCCCGAGGGAGGTGGCGTGGGAGATCACCAAACGCCTGACCAGCATCGCTCGCGCGCGCAGCTTCATCACCTGGAAGAACCGCAAGGCGCTGGTCACGGATCTCGAAACCCAGCGCCGCGCCATCGTTGAGCAGATCGCGCCGGCCGATCTGGATGAGGCGCTGGCGCTCATGTGGCGGTTCATGGCGCTCGCCAGGCCGGTGTTCGAGCGCTGCGACGACTCCAGCGGCACCGTCATCGGAATCTTCCACCAGGCCTGCGCCGATCTGGGCCGGCTCGCCGCGAAGGTCCGGCCGGACCCGAAGGCGCTCGCCGACGCTGTTCTCGATGCGCTGCAGGACAACGGCTATGGCCAGTATGACGGCCTGATCGGCATCATGGCTCCGGCGCTCGGCGCCGAGGGGCTGGCGACCCTGAAATCGATGGCCGAAGAACTCGGTCGTTCGTCCGTGCCGGTGCCGCCGAAAGACCAATGGAGAGCGGTGGGCTGGGGCACGGGCGGCACCACGTATGAGCACGAGATGCGGGCGCGTGGGCGCACCAGCACGGTCGCCATGGCGCTGAGGAACATCGCCGACGCGCAGGGAGACGTCGACGGCTTCATCGCCCAGTACGATCCGAAGACCCGCAAGGTGCCGCAGATCGCGGCCGAGATCGCGCAGCGCCTGCTCGCGGCCGGCAGGGCGGGTGAGGCGCTGGGGTTTCTCGAGCGCGCGGAGCTCGGCGACGGGTTGCGGGTTCCACTGGCATGGCAGGACATCCGCCTGCAGACGCTGGAGGTGCTGGGTCGCGGCGAGGAGGCGCAGGCGTTCCGGTGGGACTGTTTCGAACGCACGCTCTCCGACAGCTACCTGCGGGCGTACCTCAAGCGGCTGCCCGACTTCGACGACATTGAGGCCGAAGAGCGGGCGATGGCGCAAGTCATGGCCTATCCGAGCCTTCTTCACGCCCTGCAGTTCTTCCTCGACTGGCCGGCGCTGGATCGCGCCGCCGAGATCCTTCTGGCCCGGCACGACGAGATCGACGGGGATCACTACGAGTATCTCGCCCCCGCGGGGGAGGCCCTGTCAGAGCGTCATCCGCTGGCCGCGACGCTGGTGCTCCGCGCGATGATCGATTTCACGCTCACCAGATCCCGTGCGAAGCGATATCGCTATGCCGCCGAGCACGTGGTCTCCTGCGCTCGGCTCGCGCGGGACATCCCGGACTTCGGCGCGTTCGAGACGCACGACGCATATGTCGCCCGGCTGAAGGAGGAGCATGGCAGGAAGTTCGGCTTCTGGTCGCTCACCGCCGCCTGA
- a CDS encoding aspartate aminotransferase family protein, whose protein sequence is MSHIFPRHTRQSPPVAVKGDGCYLIDASGIRYLDGSGGAAVSCLGHSDRTVTDAIKAQVDELAFAHTGFFTSAPAEALADLLIAHAPEGIDRVYLVSGGSEATEAAIKLARQYWVEKGEPQRSKLIARKQSYHGNTIGALSAGGNAWRRAQFGPLLLDVSHIDPCYEYRYRHDGESLEAYGLRAAQALEDEILRLGPDTVMAFMAEPVVGATAGALPPAPGYFKRIRDICDRYGVLLILDEVMCGMGRTGSLFACEQDGIAPDILCIAKGLGAGYQPIGAMLCSAEIYGAIEAGSGFFQHGHTYIGHPTAAAAGHAVLTALVERDLVSRVKDQGRKLEECLFERFGQHPNVGDLRGRGLFRGIELVEDRSTKAPFDPAKGLAGKIKKAAFEAGLICYPMSGTIDGRHGDHILLAPPFIIEDDQLTELTDKLAEAVDAVI, encoded by the coding sequence ATGTCTCACATTTTTCCACGCCATACCCGGCAAAGCCCCCCTGTCGCCGTCAAGGGCGATGGCTGCTACCTGATCGATGCCAGCGGAATACGGTATCTGGATGGATCGGGCGGCGCCGCTGTGTCCTGCCTCGGCCATAGCGACAGGACCGTCACAGATGCCATCAAGGCGCAAGTCGACGAGCTGGCCTTTGCCCACACCGGTTTTTTTACGTCAGCCCCCGCCGAAGCGCTCGCCGATCTGTTGATCGCCCACGCGCCCGAAGGTATCGACCGCGTCTATCTCGTATCCGGCGGGTCCGAGGCCACCGAGGCAGCAATCAAATTGGCACGCCAATACTGGGTGGAGAAAGGCGAACCGCAGCGCAGCAAGCTGATCGCCCGCAAGCAAAGCTATCACGGCAACACCATCGGGGCGCTCAGTGCTGGCGGCAACGCGTGGCGAAGGGCTCAGTTCGGCCCCTTGTTGCTGGACGTCAGCCACATAGACCCCTGCTATGAATACCGCTACCGGCATGACGGAGAAAGCTTGGAGGCCTACGGCCTGCGTGCGGCGCAGGCCCTCGAAGATGAGATACTGAGACTTGGCCCCGACACGGTCATGGCCTTCATGGCCGAACCCGTGGTTGGCGCGACAGCAGGGGCTCTGCCTCCTGCTCCGGGTTACTTCAAACGCATCCGCGACATCTGTGACCGCTATGGGGTGTTGCTGATTCTGGATGAGGTGATGTGCGGAATGGGCCGCACGGGATCTTTGTTTGCCTGCGAGCAGGACGGAATTGCGCCGGACATCCTGTGTATCGCAAAGGGACTGGGGGCCGGGTATCAACCCATTGGCGCGATGCTGTGCTCTGCCGAAATATATGGCGCTATCGAAGCAGGATCGGGTTTCTTTCAACACGGGCACACCTACATCGGCCACCCTACGGCCGCTGCCGCCGGACACGCGGTGCTGACGGCCCTGGTGGAGCGTGACCTCGTATCACGCGTGAAGGACCAGGGGCGGAAGTTGGAGGAGTGTCTGTTCGAACGTTTCGGCCAGCACCCAAACGTCGGAGACCTGCGCGGTCGCGGTCTTTTCCGGGGGATCGAACTGGTCGAGGACAGGAGCACAAAAGCCCCGTTCGACCCGGCGAAAGGTCTGGCTGGCAAGATCAAGAAGGCCGCGTTCGAAGCGGGACTTATCTGCTACCCGATGTCCGGAACGATTGACGGACGGCACGGCGACCACATCCTTCTGGCCCCTCCGTTCATCATCGAAGACGACCAACTGACGGAGTTGACGGACAAGCTGGCAGAGGCGGTCGACGCGGTGATTTGA